One genomic region from Apodemus sylvaticus chromosome 1, mApoSyl1.1, whole genome shotgun sequence encodes:
- the LOC127695887 gene encoding zinc finger protein 689: MAPPSAPLLPRASREAGLTRRRGRRPRALKFADVAVYFSSEEWGCLRPAQRTLYRNVMRETYGLLGALGCAGPKPALISWLERNTDDWEPAALDPQEYRRWVTFHRKTRTRQKNEEKEVFPLKEAPRKGKRGRKPSKPRLIPRQTSGGPICPDCGCTFPDHLALESHKCAQNLKKPYPCPDCGRRFSYPSLLVSHRRAHSGECPYVCDQCGKRFSQRKNLSQHQVIHTGEKPYHCPDCGRCFRRSRSLANHRTTHTGEKPHQCPSCGRRFAYPSLLAIHQRTHTGEKPYTCLECSRRFRQRTALVIHQRIHTGEKPYPCPDCDRRFSSSSRLVSHRRVHSGERPYACEHCEARFSQRSTLLQHQLLHTGEKPYPCPDCGRAFRRSGSLAIHRSTHTEEKLHACNDCGRRFAYPSLLASHRRVHSGERPYACDLCSKRFAQWSHLAQHQLLHTGEKPFPCLECGRCFRQRWSLAVHKCSPNTPNGSPRPLIGGPSQRSSTL, encoded by the exons ATGGCACCACCTTCGGCTCCGCTCCTCCCGCGGGCATCCAGAGAGGCTGGACTTACTCGGAGAAGGGGCAGGAGGCCAAGGGCCTTGAAGTTCGCGGACGTGGCCGTGTACTTCTCCTCGGAGGAGTGGGGGTGTCTGCGGCCCGCGCAGAGGACTCTGTACCGGAATGTGATGCGCGAGACCTACGGCCTCCTGGGCGCGCTCG GATGCGCAGGTCCCAAACCAGCTCTCATCTCCTGGTTGGAACGAAATACCGATGATTGGGAACCAGCAGCCCTAGATCCGCAGGAGTACCGGAGATGGGTAACATTCCACAGAA AAACCAGAACCAGGCAGAAGAATGAAGAGAAGGAAGTATTCCCACTGAAGGAAGCACCCCGAAAGGGGAAACGGGGGCGGAAGCCCAGCAAACCCCGGCTGATTCCCAGGCAGACTTCCGGGGGCCCCATCTGCCCTGACTGTGGCTGTACTTTCCCTGACCACCTCGCCCTGGAGAGCCACAAGTGCGCCCAGAACCTGAAGAAGCCCTACCCCTGCCCGGATTGTGGGCGCCGCTTTTCCTACCCATCCCTGTTGGTCAGTCACCGGCGGGCACACTCTGGTGAGTGCCCTTACGTTTGTGACCAGTGTGGCAAACGTTTTTCCCAGAGGAAAAACCTGTCTCAGCACCAGGTCATACACACAGGCGAGAAGCCCTACCACTGCCCTGACTGTGGCCGCTGCTTTCGCCGGAGCCGGTCCTTGGCCAATCACCGGACCACGCACACTGGCGAGAAGCCTCATCAGTGCCCTAGTTGTGGGCGTCGCTTTGCCTATCCATCTCTGCTCGCTATCCACCAACggacacacacaggagagaagccctacaCATGTCTGGAGTGCAGCCGTCGCTTCCGCCAGCGCACTGCCCTGGTCATCCACCAGCGCATCCACACGGGAGAGAAGCCTTACCCGTGTCCAGACTGTGATCGgcgtttctcctcctcctctcgcCTGGTTAGCCACCGGCGTGTGCACTCTGGGGAGCGGCCCTATGCCTGTGAGCACTGTGAAGCCCGCTTTTCTCAGCGCAGCACCCTGCTCCAGCACCAGCTCTTGCACACAGGCGAGAAACCCTACCCCTGCCCTGACTGTGGACGTGCCTTCCGAAGGAGCGGCTCCTTGGCCATCCATCGCAGCACCCACACTGAGGAGAAACTGCACGCCTGCAATGACTGTGGCCGCCGCTTTGCCTATCCCTCACTGCTCGCCAGTCATCGGCGCGTGCACTCAGGGGAGCGGCCCTATGCCTGTGACCTCTGCTCCAAACGCTTTGCCCAGTGGAGCCACTTGGCGCAGCACCAGCTTCTGCACACTGGGGAGAAGCCTTTCCCCTGCCTCGAGTGTGGCCGGTGCTTCCGCCAGAGGTGGTCCCTGGCTGTCCACAAGTGCAGCCCCAACACTCCCAATGGTAGCCCTAGACCTCTTATAGGAGGGCCCAGCCAGAGGAGCAGCACTCTTTAG
- the LOC127696033 gene encoding thymosin beta-10-like — translation MADKPDMGEIASFDKAKLKKTETQEKSTLPTKETIEQEKRSEIS, via the coding sequence ATGGCAGACAAGCCGGACATGGGAGAAATCGCCAGCTTCGATAAGGCCAAGCTGAAGAAAACAGAGACGCAGGAGAAGAGCACCCTGCCGACCAAAGAGACCATTGAACAGGAAAAGAGGAGTGAAATCTCCTAA